The Fluviicola sp. genome contains a region encoding:
- a CDS encoding 1-acyl-sn-glycerol-3-phosphate acyltransferase gives MLAFLGVGVSKLKINEDLYAIFPQGKEFKKFNDIVQKNKLNKQVVFSIKAQEDEEVTLEKLENLKADLEKQFPDELKDIEVVKSVDEGALIAFLQKSSVRNLTSADYNEIQGKLEKDSIKRGLQRTAHLLTGPNAFFVSKLAANDPLGLFYGQLKQLNPNTDSSNYVVKDGVVYSRDEQYAFFFGTIDLNQKDTKKLEKFADRLEKFKQTKAKEKGLNFDYFGTFQIAVANAKQVKSDSFLTSIISVSAILLLLILYYRSILAPFYFLLPGFFGILSGAGLVGYLHPEISAISLATSSVLLGIVLDYSFHFFTHLKHLGSVVKTVKEISSPMMLGSFTTIAALGALLFTNSVVLQNFGLIALCTLSGSVLFTLLFLPVLIESLNIRIKDKENYKFNFKLNKTFVRVSFLLITLVSLVFLYHSTNVNFDSDMNNLSFHTSGLKQKEKFYTGINPNTDKKLFVFSSAPTMEAARSQNDAVYQKFVSTKEHYGISEFVSLAPYLPSERTLKETEERWLQFWKKNQQVEAQINELAPQYGLNAAGFQPFFNATKSVTFDRAEGEELVAEIGLNKFVSEDRGRHTYVTSITVKKDKQELVKEQLNRIDGIFVLDISEMAKSMLNVVKQDFDYLFLFSSLLVFFSILVIYGRIELTLFAFFPMVLGWIWILGIASLFDIPFNFINIIVATFIFGLGDDFSIFTTDGLIQQARTGVNSLKSTQSGIILSGIATMIGTGVLIFAKHPAIHSIGAISVIGIGSIMLITLYVQPRIYNFFVLNRKKKGRGPITFFYFIYSLLLFFYFFLGSLILNILLIFVLIPTPISRIKKQEILNFSISKLAKSTLYAGLHVEKRIIDKQRLNYRNPSIIIANHTSFLDILVVLMLNPKTIIMVKKWVYNSPIFAPFIRYGGYLFAEEGADGNLGEIKKRISEGYSIVIFPEGTRSPDGEIKRFHKGAFYISKELNIPVQPLLILGNHEVNPKNDLIINQGKILIKPLRRMRALERESYSEFSKRAMRVMRAEMVEFRREYADTSFYTRKVLENYLLKGPVLEWYVRVKWMMERKNFDFYNRLIGDRKRIVDVGCGYGYLSVFLNYFDPSREIIGMDYDEDKVAVADNCVKRSNGLSFQAADIRQWDLPEADVYFFNDVIHYLRPEEQLELLQKVTARLGENGMIIIRDGIIEFQDRLKNTKLTETLSTKWFNFNKTTNDLSFLSAKEIERFAQENGFGFELIEHSSKTSNVLMILKRL, from the coding sequence GTGCTTGCGTTTTTGGGTGTTGGTGTTTCCAAACTGAAGATTAACGAAGATTTGTATGCCATTTTCCCGCAAGGAAAGGAGTTTAAGAAATTCAATGACATCGTTCAAAAGAACAAGCTCAATAAACAGGTTGTTTTTTCCATCAAAGCGCAGGAAGACGAGGAAGTCACCCTGGAGAAACTGGAAAACCTGAAGGCGGATCTCGAAAAGCAATTCCCCGATGAATTAAAAGATATTGAAGTTGTAAAGAGCGTGGATGAAGGTGCATTGATTGCCTTTCTTCAAAAAAGTTCGGTACGCAATCTTACAAGCGCTGATTACAACGAAATCCAGGGAAAACTCGAAAAAGATTCGATCAAAAGGGGCCTTCAGCGAACAGCTCATTTACTGACCGGACCCAATGCATTTTTCGTCAGCAAACTGGCAGCGAATGATCCGTTGGGATTGTTCTACGGGCAATTGAAACAACTGAACCCGAATACCGACTCCAGCAACTATGTGGTGAAAGACGGCGTGGTGTATTCCCGGGACGAGCAGTATGCTTTTTTCTTCGGAACCATTGACCTGAACCAGAAAGACACGAAAAAACTGGAGAAATTCGCAGATCGCCTGGAGAAATTCAAGCAAACAAAGGCAAAGGAGAAAGGACTGAATTTTGACTACTTCGGAACGTTCCAGATTGCTGTTGCAAACGCCAAACAAGTGAAGTCTGATTCATTCCTGACTTCCATCATCAGTGTTTCGGCGATTTTATTGTTGTTGATCCTTTATTACAGAAGCATTCTGGCTCCATTCTATTTCCTGCTTCCCGGGTTCTTCGGAATCCTGAGCGGTGCCGGATTGGTCGGTTATCTGCATCCGGAAATATCGGCAATCTCATTGGCAACATCTTCAGTGCTACTTGGAATTGTGTTGGATTATTCCTTCCATTTCTTTACACATTTGAAGCACTTGGGAAGTGTGGTAAAAACAGTGAAAGAAATCAGTTCACCGATGATGTTGGGAAGTTTTACCACCATTGCAGCCCTGGGAGCCCTGCTCTTTACCAATTCGGTGGTTCTTCAGAATTTTGGTCTGATTGCACTTTGCACGCTTTCCGGTTCGGTACTCTTTACCTTGCTTTTCCTGCCGGTCCTCATCGAAAGTCTGAATATCCGGATCAAAGACAAGGAAAACTATAAATTTAATTTCAAACTAAATAAAACATTTGTAAGAGTCTCGTTTTTGCTGATCACTTTGGTTTCTTTGGTGTTTTTGTATCACTCAACCAATGTGAATTTTGATTCGGACATGAACAACCTTTCATTCCATACTTCCGGGTTAAAACAGAAAGAAAAATTCTACACAGGCATCAACCCGAATACGGACAAGAAACTGTTTGTATTTTCATCTGCTCCAACCATGGAGGCCGCGCGTTCTCAAAACGATGCGGTCTATCAAAAATTTGTGTCTACGAAGGAACACTATGGTATTTCGGAATTTGTTTCCTTGGCTCCTTATTTGCCTTCGGAAAGAACCTTGAAAGAAACCGAAGAACGCTGGCTTCAGTTCTGGAAGAAAAATCAGCAGGTAGAAGCGCAAATCAATGAACTTGCACCGCAGTACGGTTTGAATGCGGCCGGTTTCCAGCCTTTTTTCAATGCCACAAAATCAGTGACTTTTGATCGGGCTGAAGGAGAAGAATTGGTAGCAGAAATAGGGTTGAATAAATTTGTTTCGGAAGACCGGGGAAGACATACCTATGTGACTTCCATTACGGTGAAGAAAGACAAGCAGGAACTCGTGAAGGAGCAATTGAACCGGATCGACGGTATTTTTGTCCTCGATATTTCAGAAATGGCAAAATCGATGCTGAATGTGGTGAAACAAGACTTCGATTACCTGTTCTTATTCTCCTCCTTACTGGTATTCTTTTCCATTTTGGTCATTTACGGAAGGATCGAACTAACCTTGTTTGCTTTCTTCCCGATGGTGCTGGGCTGGATCTGGATCCTGGGAATCGCCAGCCTGTTTGATATTCCGTTCAACTTCATCAATATCATTGTGGCGACCTTCATCTTCGGTTTGGGAGATGACTTCAGTATTTTCACCACCGACGGATTGATCCAGCAGGCACGGACCGGTGTAAATTCGCTGAAATCCACGCAGTCGGGAATTATTCTTTCCGGGATCGCAACGATGATCGGAACGGGTGTACTGATCTTCGCGAAGCATCCTGCAATTCATTCCATCGGTGCAATCAGTGTTATCGGGATTGGGTCGATCATGCTGATTACCTTGTATGTTCAGCCACGCATTTACAATTTCTTTGTATTGAACCGCAAGAAAAAAGGCCGCGGGCCGATCACCTTTTTCTACTTCATTTACAGTTTGCTGCTGTTCTTCTACTTCTTCCTCGGAAGTTTGATCCTGAATATCTTACTGATCTTCGTGTTGATCCCAACCCCGATCAGCCGCATAAAAAAACAGGAGATCCTGAACTTCTCCATTTCCAAATTGGCTAAATCCACCTTGTATGCCGGCCTGCACGTGGAGAAGAGAATTATAGACAAGCAACGTTTGAATTACAGGAACCCAAGTATCATCATCGCAAATCACACTTCGTTTTTGGATATTCTGGTGGTGCTGATGCTTAATCCCAAAACGATTATTATGGTTAAGAAATGGGTATACAATTCGCCTATTTTTGCTCCTTTTATTCGCTACGGAGGATATTTATTTGCTGAAGAAGGTGCAGACGGGAATTTGGGAGAGATCAAAAAGAGGATCAGCGAAGGATATTCCATTGTCATTTTCCCGGAAGGAACGCGAAGTCCGGATGGTGAGATCAAACGTTTCCACAAAGGGGCATTTTATATTTCCAAAGAACTGAATATTCCGGTTCAGCCTTTGCTGATTTTAGGGAATCACGAAGTGAACCCGAAGAATGACCTGATCATCAACCAGGGGAAGATCCTGATAAAACCACTGCGACGTATGCGCGCACTGGAAAGAGAATCCTACAGTGAATTTTCCAAACGGGCAATGCGGGTGATGCGTGCCGAAATGGTGGAATTTCGCCGGGAATATGCGGATACGTCTTTCTATACCCGAAAAGTACTCGAGAATTATTTGCTGAAAGGCCCGGTTTTGGAATGGTACGTTCGTGTAAAATGGATGATGGAGCGCAAGAACTTTGATTTCTACAACCGCTTGATCGGCGACCGCAAACGCATTGTGGATGTGGGCTGTGGTTATGGTTATCTGTCTGTTTTCCTGAATTATTTTGATCCTTCGCGCGAGATTATCGGGATGGACTACGACGAAGACAAGGTTGCAGTGGCCGATAATTGTGTCAAGCGGTCAAACGGATTGAGTTTCCAGGCTGCAGATATTCGCCAATGGGACTTGCCGGAAGCAGACGTTTATTTCTTCAATGACGTGATTCATTACCTGCGTCCGGAAGAACAACTGGAATTGTTGCAGAAAGTAACTGCCAGACTCGGTGAAAACGGAATGATTATCATTCGTGACGGAATCATCGAATTCCAGGATAGATTGAAAAACACCAAATTAACAGAGACGCTTTCCACAAAATGGTTTAATTTTAATAAGACAACGAATGATTTGTCATTCCTGTCTGCGAAAGAGATTGAACGTTTTGCTCAGGAGAACGGATTCGGATTCGAATTGATCGAGCATTCTTCCAAGACGTCTAATGTATTGATGATCCTTAAAAGACTTTAA
- a CDS encoding NAD(P)/FAD-dependent oxidoreductase, giving the protein MNEEFDVTIIGSGVSGLLSAALLSRSGMKVLVLEKHYLIGGYLQGFERKDFVFDTAIHWLNQYNERGTVTRVFKMLGEDYPKPQLMERIQRHISTNHDYLLTNNPDKLRDQLILDFPHEKEGIVRFFKVAKRIAKVSLRFDEFFQSIETKSPLEIPFFRMKQLSIIYPLIPYAISGGGDEGVKKGLSKFFRDPALQELFCTERDLLSCIFPIAWAYNSDYQNPPIGGSQVIPAWLEKQVVPEKCEVRLSSEVVGFDFENELITAVRYKNRAKEYTVKTKYVIAACDVDFLYRKLVPENLVPPKFFETLNDSEMYSSSVTISVALDCTAESLGFGHELTLVCEESSTRDEHSSGDPHKSAISVLAPTVRDHTLAPEGKGTITLYVPAWMDYMNNWQTEKNAKGDFVRTEAYKKLKDDFAQIIFERVEAKMCPDLRKHILFYEVATPVTYYRYTGNKNGSMMGTRPGKKNMQSKIAHYRTPVKNLIIGGQWAELGGGVPIAVKTAFNASLIVLKKWDKPKFKKLLNAYKKGIKLTS; this is encoded by the coding sequence ATGAACGAAGAATTTGACGTCACCATCATCGGTTCGGGAGTAAGTGGGTTACTTTCCGCGGCTTTGCTTTCCAGGTCGGGAATGAAAGTACTGGTACTGGAAAAACATTACCTGATCGGTGGTTATTTACAGGGATTTGAGCGCAAAGACTTTGTATTTGATACGGCAATTCACTGGTTGAACCAATACAACGAACGGGGTACGGTTACCCGCGTTTTTAAAATGCTGGGAGAAGATTATCCGAAACCGCAGTTGATGGAGCGCATTCAGCGCCATATTTCTACCAACCACGATTACTTGCTGACAAACAACCCGGATAAGTTGCGCGATCAGCTGATACTCGATTTCCCGCATGAAAAAGAAGGAATAGTGCGGTTTTTCAAGGTGGCAAAGCGCATTGCGAAGGTTTCTTTGCGATTTGACGAGTTTTTCCAATCCATTGAAACCAAATCTCCGCTGGAAATCCCGTTCTTCCGCATGAAGCAGCTCAGCATTATTTACCCGTTGATTCCTTATGCCATCAGTGGCGGTGGAGACGAAGGTGTGAAAAAAGGATTGAGCAAGTTTTTCAGGGATCCGGCGCTTCAGGAGCTTTTCTGCACCGAGCGCGATTTGCTTTCCTGTATTTTCCCGATTGCCTGGGCGTATAATTCCGATTACCAGAATCCGCCGATCGGTGGAAGCCAGGTGATTCCTGCGTGGTTGGAAAAACAAGTGGTTCCGGAAAAATGTGAAGTGCGCCTGAGTTCCGAGGTCGTTGGATTTGATTTCGAGAACGAATTAATAACAGCGGTTCGCTATAAAAACCGGGCGAAAGAATATACGGTCAAAACGAAATACGTCATTGCGGCTTGTGATGTGGATTTCCTGTACCGCAAATTGGTCCCGGAAAACCTGGTTCCGCCTAAATTCTTCGAAACCCTGAATGATTCCGAAATGTACAGTTCGTCCGTAACGATCTCCGTTGCCCTGGATTGCACAGCAGAAAGTTTAGGTTTCGGGCATGAGTTGACACTCGTTTGCGAGGAATCAAGCACACGCGACGAACACAGTTCCGGAGATCCGCATAAATCGGCCATTTCTGTTTTGGCACCAACGGTTCGCGATCACACACTTGCTCCGGAAGGAAAGGGAACGATTACGCTTTATGTTCCGGCGTGGATGGATTACATGAATAATTGGCAAACCGAAAAGAATGCAAAAGGCGATTTTGTACGTACGGAAGCTTACAAAAAGCTGAAAGATGATTTTGCTCAGATTATTTTCGAACGGGTGGAAGCCAAAATGTGTCCGGATCTGCGGAAGCACATTTTATTCTACGAAGTAGCTACTCCGGTTACTTACTACCGCTATACAGGCAATAAGAATGGTTCCATGATGGGAACGCGACCGGGAAAAAAGAACATGCAAAGCAAAATTGCACATTACCGCACACCGGTAAAAAACCTGATCATCGGCGGACAATGGGCAGAATTGGGCGGTGGTGTTCCGATTGCTGTGAAAACCGCTTTCAATGCCTCTTTGATTGTTTTGAAAAAGTGGGACAAACCGAAATTCAAAAAATTACTGAATGCATACAAAAAGGGTATAAAACTCACATCATGA
- a CDS encoding aromatic amino acid ammonia-lyase has protein sequence MNKLDLKQIEAFSLEKKEYVISDDVRKELERSFSFLQDFSSDKIIYGINTGFGPMAQFKIDEDKLNQLQYNLIRSHSSGTGNVLDAESARAVVLSRLTNFMQGNSGVSYGVIEKLVQFLNHDIIPEIYEHGGVGASGDLVQLAHLALNLIGEGYVYVDGVRRKTSEVLAEKNITPLKVKLRDGLGLMNGTSCMSGIGSVNLIYSYRLLDWAIAASTMINEIVEAYDDSFSVGLNEVKLHAGQQSVAKSMREFLKDSTLIKKREELFTDDKVAETTEFKKKIQEYYSIRCIPQILGPVKDTLDYAKTIIENEINSTNDNPVVSLERENVFHGGNFHGDYISLEMDKIKLVITKLTMLAERQLNFLLNSKINGVFPPFLNTQTLGLNFGIQGMQFTATSTTAENQMLSNPMYVHSISNNNDNQDIVSMGTNSAVITKKVIENGFQVMAIHMMSVCQAIDLLDETKRNKLSSKTTEIYNQIRAVSPTINEDIPQFEAIRNVTNTLKKTTLAL, from the coding sequence ATGAACAAACTGGATCTCAAACAGATTGAAGCTTTTAGCCTTGAAAAAAAGGAATACGTTATTTCCGACGATGTTCGCAAGGAACTGGAACGCTCGTTCTCTTTCCTGCAGGATTTTTCAAGCGATAAGATTATCTACGGTATCAATACCGGGTTCGGGCCAATGGCTCAGTTCAAGATCGATGAAGACAAGTTAAACCAGCTTCAGTATAATTTGATCCGCAGTCACTCTTCCGGAACAGGAAATGTGCTGGATGCGGAATCTGCAAGAGCAGTGGTGCTTTCCCGCCTGACCAATTTCATGCAGGGAAATTCAGGGGTGAGCTACGGAGTGATCGAAAAACTGGTGCAATTCCTGAATCACGATATTATTCCGGAAATCTACGAACACGGTGGTGTCGGTGCAAGCGGCGATTTGGTTCAATTGGCACATTTGGCGCTAAACCTGATCGGTGAAGGATATGTATACGTGGATGGTGTTCGCAGAAAAACTTCCGAAGTATTGGCTGAAAAGAACATTACTCCGCTGAAAGTGAAATTGCGTGACGGATTGGGATTGATGAACGGAACTTCCTGCATGTCGGGAATCGGTTCTGTGAATTTGATCTACTCCTACCGTTTATTGGATTGGGCGATTGCAGCTTCTACCATGATCAACGAGATCGTGGAAGCTTATGACGATTCTTTCTCCGTAGGTTTGAACGAGGTAAAATTACACGCGGGTCAGCAGTCCGTTGCCAAATCCATGCGTGAATTCCTGAAAGACAGCACCCTGATCAAAAAACGGGAAGAGCTTTTCACAGACGACAAAGTGGCTGAAACCACTGAATTCAAGAAAAAAATCCAGGAATATTATTCCATTCGATGCATCCCGCAAATCCTTGGTCCTGTAAAAGACACCCTGGATTATGCAAAAACAATCATTGAAAACGAGATCAATTCCACGAATGACAACCCGGTAGTGAGCCTGGAGCGTGAAAACGTATTCCACGGAGGTAACTTCCACGGGGATTACATTTCACTGGAAATGGATAAGATCAAATTGGTAATCACGAAATTGACCATGCTGGCGGAAAGACAATTGAACTTCCTGCTGAACAGCAAGATCAACGGCGTGTTCCCTCCGTTCCTGAACACTCAGACTTTAGGGTTGAATTTCGGGATCCAGGGAATGCAGTTTACGGCAACTTCAACAACTGCTGAAAACCAAATGCTTTCCAATCCGATGTACGTGCACAGTATTTCCAACAACAACGACAACCAGGATATCGTGAGTATGGGAACCAACAGTGCGGTGATTACCAAAAAAGTGATCGAAAACGGATTCCAGGTAATGGCCATTCACATGATGTCTGTTTGCCAGGCTATCGATTTACTCGATGAAACCAAAAGAAACAAACTTTCTTCGAAAACAACAGAAATTTATAATCAAATTCGTGCGGTGTCTCCTACGATTAACGAGGACATTCCGCAATTTGAAGCTATTCGAAACGTAACAAACACCCTTAAGAAAACAACTCTTGCCCTATGA
- a CDS encoding methyltransferase — protein MKALNSLYEAQKIAFSPFVFQTVYTMYSLGILDELYEERDGLTIEEIAKRKNISEYGVRVLVEMAKAADVLELTDDRYTLSKIGYFLTRDEMTKVNMMFTQDICYKGLFHLKDSILNGKPEGLKEIGPWNTIYEGLSLLPEPLKTSWFEFDHHYSDNSFGEALKIIFRHDPKHIFDIGGNTGKWAIASTKHDPNVRVSIFDLGVQLKVAKANIDAIPEIKDRVDYNERNMLDPESEIPAGADVYWMSQFLDCFSEKEIEAILLKIKKNMKPDATIFIMETFIDDQRFPAAEFSLIATSLYFTAMANGNSKMYSSSALKYIIEKAGFETVKEHPLHEDRFHTILEVKLPK, from the coding sequence ATGAAAGCATTAAACTCTTTGTACGAGGCTCAGAAAATTGCCTTTAGTCCGTTTGTATTCCAAACAGTGTATACCATGTACAGCCTTGGTATTCTGGATGAATTGTATGAAGAAAGAGACGGGTTGACAATCGAAGAAATTGCCAAACGCAAAAACATCAGCGAGTACGGTGTCCGTGTGTTGGTGGAAATGGCCAAAGCAGCAGACGTACTTGAATTGACCGACGACAGATACACCCTTTCCAAAATTGGTTACTTTCTGACCAGGGATGAGATGACCAAAGTGAACATGATGTTTACCCAGGATATTTGTTACAAAGGGCTTTTTCACCTGAAAGATTCCATTTTGAACGGGAAACCGGAAGGTTTGAAAGAAATCGGTCCGTGGAACACCATTTACGAAGGGTTATCGCTTCTTCCGGAGCCGTTGAAGACTTCCTGGTTCGAGTTCGATCATCATTATTCAGACAATTCCTTCGGGGAAGCGTTGAAGATTATCTTCCGTCACGATCCGAAACACATTTTTGATATCGGTGGAAACACTGGGAAATGGGCCATTGCAAGCACGAAACACGACCCGAATGTACGCGTAAGTATTTTCGATTTGGGTGTACAGTTAAAAGTGGCAAAGGCAAACATCGATGCTATTCCGGAAATCAAAGACCGCGTGGATTACAACGAGCGCAACATGCTCGATCCGGAATCTGAAATCCCTGCCGGAGCAGACGTTTACTGGATGAGCCAGTTCCTGGACTGTTTCAGTGAAAAAGAAATTGAAGCGATCCTGCTGAAGATCAAAAAGAACATGAAGCCGGACGCTACGATCTTCATCATGGAAACATTCATCGATGATCAGCGTTTTCCTGCTGCTGAATTCAGCCTGATTGCTACTTCACTTTATTTCACGGCTATGGCAAACGGAAACAGTAAAATGTATTCCTCTTCCGCTTTGAAATACATCATTGAAAAAGCAGGTTTCGAAACTGTTAAAGAACATCCTCTTCACGAGGACCGTTTCCACACTATTCTTGAAGTTAAATTACCGAAATAA